The Chitinophagales bacterium nucleotide sequence AATGAAGATGTTCAAGCCACTGAAAACGCGATCGTGGTGAACGGTGATACCGTAAGAGTATATGCACAGAAAAATCCGGCTGAAATTCCCTGGAAAGATCATGATGTAGATGTCGTATTGGAATGTACCGGTTTCTTTGCCGATAAAGACAAAGCCGCTGCTCACCTGACCGCAGGTGCCAAACGCGTAGTGATCTCCGCTCCCGCTACTGGTGACCTGAAGACCATCGTTTACAATGTGAACCACAAAATTCTGGATGGCAGCGAAACTGTGATCAGTTGCGCCTCTTGTACCACCAACTGTCTTGCTCCTATGGCGCAAGTGCTTGAAGAAAAATTTGGCATTGTCAACGGTTTAATGACTACCGTTCATGCCTATACGAACGATCAGAATACCCAGGATGCCCCGCACGCCAAAGGCGACCTTCGCCGGGCCCGTGCAGCAGCTCAGAATATCGTTCCCAACAGCACCGGGGCTGCCAAAGCCATCGGACTGGTACTTCCCAGCCTGAAAGGAAAACTGGATGGTTCCGCCCAGCGGGTGCCCACCCTCACCGGTTCCCTTACTGAGTTGACCTGTATCATTGCAAAAACAGCTACCAAAGAAGAGATCAACGCGGCCATGAAAGCCGGTTCGAACGAAAGTTTTGGTTATACCGAAGATGAGATCGTGAGCAGCGATATCATCGGCAGCAGCTACGGATCACTTTTCGATGCTACCCAAACCCGTGTTCAGGTAGCCGGTGACACCCAACTGGTGCGCGTTGTAAGCTGGTATGATAATGAAATGAGTTATGTAAGCCAATTGGTGCGCACTGTTCACCACTTTGCTACACTGATCAGCAAATAAATTTTCACAACGAATTGCCCCGCCCAGGCGGGGCATTTTTCATTTATCCCTTTCGGTTTAAAAAGAACAATCATGTCAACCTTTACTACCCACTCCTTCAAGAATCAAAAGGCCTTGATCCGCGTAGATTTCAATGTGCCCCTGAATGAGAAATTTGAAATTACCGATGATACCCGTATGCGGGCCGCCGTACCTACTATCAAAAAAATACTGGCCGATGGTGGATCGGTTATCCTGATGAGTCACCTGGGTCGCCCCAAAGACGGCCCCACCGATAAGTATTCTCTAAAACACCTGGTCAGCCACCTCAGCGAGCTGCTCGGAGGCACCACTGTACTTTTTGCCAACGACTGTATTGGCGAACAGGCTGGCCTTACCGCTTCCATGATGCGTCCGGGCGAAGTGCTGTTACTGGAGAACCTGCGTTTTTATAAGGAAGAGGAAAAAGGAAATGAGGAATTTGCCAAAAAACTCGCCCAACTGGGAGATGTATATGTCAATGACGCTTTTGGTACCGCCCACCGGGCCCATGCCTCCACAGCCGTGATCGCGCAGTTTTTCCCGAAAGACAAGCGGATGTTTGGGCTTTTAATGGAAGGCGAAGTATCCAGTGCTGAAAAAGTATTACACCAATCCGAAAAACCATTTACCGCCATTATCGGTGGCGCTAAAGTGTCTGATAAGATACTCATCATCGAAAACCTCCTGGAAAGAGCCACCGACATCATTATCGGAGGTGGCATGGCTTATACGTTTATGAAAGCCCAGGGTGGACAAATCGGTAAATCCCTTTGTGAAGAGGACAGGCTGGACACAGCCAAAGAACTATTGGTGAAAGCCAAAGCAAAAGGGGTGAACCTGCACCTGCCCTCCGATAGCGTGATTGCCGATAAGTTTGCCGCAGATGCCGAAACCTCCATTACCCCGAGCAATCAGATCCCCGATGGCTGGATGGGGTTGGATATTGGTCCCGACGCCAGGGTGGAATTTGCCCGGGTCATCAAAAGCAGCAGGACCATCCTCTGGAACGGACCCATGGGTGTATTTGAAATGGAGAAATTCCAGGCAGGAACAAAGGCCATCGCCACAGCCGTAGCGGAAGCCACGGGAACAGGTGCGTTTTCCCTGGTAGGTGGAGGTGACAGTGTTTCCGCGGTAAACCAGTTCGGTTATACGGATAAAGTAAGCTATGTTTCCACGGGTGGCGGAGCCATGCTGGAGTACTTTGAAGGCAAGGAACTGCCGGGTATTGCTGCTGTGAAATAGAGGCAATCAATTTATTATTTACTGATTATTAATTATTAGTAGGTGGGAATATCCTCTCTTCGGGTTTTTTCGCCTTTCCTAATAATTAATAGCCAATGTTGATATTCAATTCAACTAACTCCTACCTTTATATTCTAAAAACTTTTCAACCATGAAAGGAACACGTAATATTGGATTGATTGTTATTGTTGGTATTCTTGTGATCTTCCTCTTTTGGGGTTGTAACGGATACAACGGTGTTGTAAAGCAGGATGAGAACGTAAAGAACATGTGGAGCAACGTACAAAGCTCTTACCAACGTCGGGCAGACCTGATCCCGAACCTGGTCAATACAGTTCGCAGTGAAGCTACCTTCGAACAGCAAACGTTAATTCAAACCATTGAAGCCCGGTATAAGAACCTGGGTGGTATCAAGGTCGATCCGAATCAGCTGACTCCCGAGAATATTCAAAAATTCCAACAGGCACAAGGAGAGTTAAGCAGTGCCCTTCAACGACTGATGGTAGTGGTAGAGAACTATCCTAACCTGAAGGCTAACGAAGGGTTCCGCAACCTGCAGGCACAACTGGAAGGAACGGAGAACCGGATCAATACGGCCAGAAATGACTTTAACGGAGCCATCAATACGTATAATACCAAGGTAAGGTCATTCCCGATGAATCTTCTTGCCGGTATGTTTGGCTTTAATCCCAAAGAAGGCTTTAAAGCCGATGAAGGCAGTCAGAATGCGCCGAAGATTCCTGAAAACATGATGGAGACAAAATGACCTTCTTCCCCTGGCGCAAAAAACCCGCTCTCTTTTCGGAAGAGGAGAGATTATCGATCGTGCAGGCTATCCGTGACGCGGAGCGCATGACGAGTGGGGAAGTGCGTGTATTTGTGGAAAGCAAATGCCGGTTTATGGATCCTGTAGACCGGGCCGGGGAAATTTTCTTTCAGTTAAAAATGGATAAGACCGATGACCGGAATGGTGTGTTGGTGTATATCGCCGTAAAAGACCATCAATTGGCCATTTTTGGTGATGAAGGGATCCACAAACGGGTGGGACAGGAGTTCTGGATCAAGGAGGTGAAACGAATGACTGGAAGTTTCATAAAAGAAAACTACGCTGAAGGCCTTCGCCAATGTGTGATCGATATCGGGCAGGTACTTCATCAACATTTTCCCTATAACAACGATACGGATAAAAATGAATTACCGGACGATATCGTCTTTGGTAAATGAACATGCGCCTACTTTTTACTACCATATTATTGTTCACTACGTTTTGCCTGACCGCACAGGTGGACAAAGCAATACCAGATCCTCCCAACCCCGCCCGGTTGTACAATGACTTTACCAGTACCCGGGATTTTCTGACGACCCATCAGGCGGAGGAATTGGAGCAGAAATTGGTGGCCTTCGATGACAGCACTTCCAACCAGATCGCGATTGTGATCATGGGAAATCTGAAAGGCTATGAGGCCAATGAATTCGCGACAGCCCTTGGAAGAAAATGGAAAGTGGGAAGCAAGGATTTTAATAACGGGATCGTGGTGTTGATCTCCACCGGCGAAGATGATACCCGCCGCGATGCCTATATCGCTACCGGATATGGCCTCGAAGGGGCGATACCCGATATCACAGCAAAACGAATCGTTGATAATGAATTAGTACCCTACCTAAAGGAAGGAAAGGGTAGTTATTACCGCGGGCTTGATAATACCGTAGATGCCCTGATAAAAGCCGCCGCAGGTGAGTATGTGGCACCAAAAGGATATGCCAATCGTAAAGACAAAGACGGTTTACATCCGCTTCTCATTTTTGCACTCATCGTTGGTTTCTGGTTGCTTATCGCCTTTATAAAAGGGGGTGGCAAAGGAGGTGGTATGATGTCACGCCGTGGTTACAGAGGCTGGGTAGGTCCATGGATCGGCACCGGTGGCTGGTCGGGCGGCGGAGGCGGAGGTTGGTCCGGCGGCGGTGGCGGCGGTGGATTCGGCGGATTTGGTGGAGGAAGTTTTGGTGGTGGTGGAGCCGGAAGCAGCTGGTAATACTATTTACACAGAATACACAGCATTTTTGGATTATAAGTTTCTCGCAGCGCTCACAAAATATCTTTGCAAGCGCTGCGAGAAATATTTAATCGTTGTAATAAGCAATTTCCTTAAATCCTGGTTAGAAGCCTTTCTCCGGTAATTTGGCCTTGATATAATCTACCATGGTGCGTAAACCGGCATCTTCTCCCTTTTCTTTGATCTTCTTCAATTTCGCTTCCATGATGTTTTTCAGCGTGCTGTTCAGGAAAGGATCTGTTTGATTTTTAAATGATTCAGGAATAGCATCCCGGAATTCAGCGATCGCATCCGTTCCTTTCTTTACCTGGTCCACATTATCGGAGGCCATCAGGTATACAGAGAGTCCATTCAATAAGCCGAATTTAGCATTGCTCAGGGGCATGCCGATAAATTCATCCAGTATCGAAGCACCCACGTTTTCATCACCTGAATTGAGTAAGGAGGTTTGTACGGCATCTTTCAATGAACCTTTGATCTTTGTGCCATACAGTTTTTTGGCAATGGATAAAGCCTTTTCCGGATCCAATTCATCGAGCGCACGAAGGGCATTGCCTGATACGGTAT carries:
- the gap gene encoding type I glyceraldehyde-3-phosphate dehydrogenase gives rise to the protein MSTVKVAINGFGRIGRLVYRQIYNMKGIDVVAINDLTSPKVLAHLLKYDSAQGRFNEDVQATENAIVVNGDTVRVYAQKNPAEIPWKDHDVDVVLECTGFFADKDKAAAHLTAGAKRVVISAPATGDLKTIVYNVNHKILDGSETVISCASCTTNCLAPMAQVLEEKFGIVNGLMTTVHAYTNDQNTQDAPHAKGDLRRARAAAQNIVPNSTGAAKAIGLVLPSLKGKLDGSAQRVPTLTGSLTELTCIIAKTATKEEINAAMKAGSNESFGYTEDEIVSSDIIGSSYGSLFDATQTRVQVAGDTQLVRVVSWYDNEMSYVSQLVRTVHHFATLISK
- a CDS encoding phosphoglycerate kinase codes for the protein MSTFTTHSFKNQKALIRVDFNVPLNEKFEITDDTRMRAAVPTIKKILADGGSVILMSHLGRPKDGPTDKYSLKHLVSHLSELLGGTTVLFANDCIGEQAGLTASMMRPGEVLLLENLRFYKEEEKGNEEFAKKLAQLGDVYVNDAFGTAHRAHASTAVIAQFFPKDKRMFGLLMEGEVSSAEKVLHQSEKPFTAIIGGAKVSDKILIIENLLERATDIIIGGGMAYTFMKAQGGQIGKSLCEEDRLDTAKELLVKAKAKGVNLHLPSDSVIADKFAADAETSITPSNQIPDGWMGLDIGPDARVEFARVIKSSRTILWNGPMGVFEMEKFQAGTKAIATAVAEATGTGAFSLVGGGDSVSAVNQFGYTDKVSYVSTGGGAMLEYFEGKELPGIAAVK
- a CDS encoding LemA family protein, giving the protein MKGTRNIGLIVIVGILVIFLFWGCNGYNGVVKQDENVKNMWSNVQSSYQRRADLIPNLVNTVRSEATFEQQTLIQTIEARYKNLGGIKVDPNQLTPENIQKFQQAQGELSSALQRLMVVVENYPNLKANEGFRNLQAQLEGTENRINTARNDFNGAINTYNTKVRSFPMNLLAGMFGFNPKEGFKADEGSQNAPKIPENMMETK
- a CDS encoding TPM domain-containing protein, with protein sequence MTFFPWRKKPALFSEEERLSIVQAIRDAERMTSGEVRVFVESKCRFMDPVDRAGEIFFQLKMDKTDDRNGVLVYIAVKDHQLAIFGDEGIHKRVGQEFWIKEVKRMTGSFIKENYAEGLRQCVIDIGQVLHQHFPYNNDTDKNELPDDIVFGK
- a CDS encoding TPM domain-containing protein; the encoded protein is MRLLFTTILLFTTFCLTAQVDKAIPDPPNPARLYNDFTSTRDFLTTHQAEELEQKLVAFDDSTSNQIAIVIMGNLKGYEANEFATALGRKWKVGSKDFNNGIVVLISTGEDDTRRDAYIATGYGLEGAIPDITAKRIVDNELVPYLKEGKGSYYRGLDNTVDALIKAAAGEYVAPKGYANRKDKDGLHPLLIFALIVGFWLLIAFIKGGGKGGGMMSRRGYRGWVGPWIGTGGWSGGGGGGWSGGGGGGGFGGFGGGSFGGGGAGSSW